Part of the Candidatus Eisenbacteria bacterium genome is shown below.
CCCGGTAGGGGCTGTTCCGGCCCGGCTCCGTGAGCGTGCCGCGCAGCTGGCGGATCTCGTCCGCGGTGAGGCTGTCGACGTACGCCTTGCCGTCGCGGATCAGCTGCTCCGCGTACCGGTAGAGGCGCTCGAAGTAGTCCGAGGCGTAGAAGAGCTTGTCGCCCCAGTCGAACCCGAGCCAGCGGACGTCCTCCATGATCGCGTCGACGTATTCGACGTCCTCTTTGGTCGGATTCGTGTCGTCGAAACGCAGGTGGCAGACGCCCTGGTTCTCGAGCGCGATGCCGAAGTCGATGCCGATCGCCTTCGCGTGCCCGATGTGCAGGTAGCCGTTCGGCTCGGGCGGAAACCGCGTCACCACGCGCCCGCCGTGCTTTCCCGTGCGGGCGTCCTCGGCGACGATCTGGCGGATGAAGTCGGGTCCGGGCGTCGGGGGAGTGGTCGCAGCGTCCGTGCGGTCGGCCATCGGCGCCCTTCCTAGCGAGGCTGCCGGCGTTGCGCCACCGGGTCAGCCGACGACGTCGGGCGGTGCGCTCGGGTCGTAGTACAGCTCCTGCTGGCGGATGCGGTCGTCCCGGTACCGATAGACGACGACGTAGGTCGATCGGAGACGCCGGGCGTCGAGGGTCCAGTCGAACTGGATGCGCGCGAAGGTCGCGCCCGACTCCGCGACGAGGGCGCGCTCGACGCACCGGTAGTCGATGTCCCGGCAGCGCGCGATCGTGAGGGCGATGAACTCGAGCGTCCGATCGACGCCCTCGATGCGGCGGGGCCAATCGAAGAGGCGCACCGTCGGGCTCAGGTATACGACCTCCGGGCAGTAGAGCATGCGCGCCTGCTCGACGTCGCCTGCGGCGAAGGCGCGCGCGAAGGTCGCCTCCTGCCGATCGAAGGCCTCGAGGGTGATCATCGACACAGCAACCTTCGCACCTGCGGTGCCGGACGCGCAATCCGGAGCTTTCACGCCGGGCGCGAACGTCGGTATG
Proteins encoded:
- a CDS encoding nuclear transport factor 2 family protein, encoding MITLEAFDRQEATFARAFAAGDVEQARMLYCPEVVYLSPTVRLFDWPRRIEGVDRTLEFIALTIARCRDIDYRCVERALVAESGATFARIQFDWTLDARRLRSTYVVVYRYRDDRIRQQELYYDPSAPPDVVG